The Marinobacter sp. F4206 genomic sequence CTCATAGGCCCAGCTACTGAGCACACCGCCCCAGGTGTCAAAAATCTGGAGCGCCTGGGCACCGGCCTTTACCTGGCCGTTGAGGTAATCGATAACGGAATCCGCCAGGTGGTCAAGCAAGCGGTGCATGACCTCGGGCTGACCGTACATCAGTTTCTTGGCTTCCCGGAAATCCTTGGAGGAACCACCCTCGATCATGTAGGTCGCCAGGGTCCAGGGACTGCCCGAGAACCCGATCAGGGGAACACTGCCATTGAGCGCACCGCGAATGGTAGAAACCGCGTTCATGACGTAGTCCAGATCCACCTCTGCCTTCAAGGTCGGCAATGCGGCCACATCGGCCTCGGAACGGATGGTGTTCTTGAATTTTGGGCCCTCACCGGTCTCGAAGTAGAGCCCCAGCCCAAGGGCATCGGGGATGGTGAGGATATCGGAGAACAGAATCGCCGCATCCAGCGGGTAACGTTCCAATGGCTGGAGCGTCACCTCGCAGGCAAGCGGCGTATTCTTGCATAAACTGAGAAAATCACCGGCCTTGGCGCGAGTCGCCCGGTACTCCGGCAGGTAACGGCCAGCCTGCCGCATCATCCATACGGGGGTCCGGTCAACGGGCTGGCGCATGAGTGCGCGCAGGAAGCGATCATTTTTCAGCTCGGTCATAACAGGTCCAGCATTCTCAGTCGGTAAATGGTGCTATCGAATGGGGAGCAATGATACCCCGTTCGCCACAATAAAAAAGGGCGGCATACCCCTAGTAAGCCGCCCTTCTGATCGGGATCAAGCCTGCGCTCAGATATCCAGGTAGTCCATGATACCTTCAGCGGCCTGACGGCCTTCCCAGATAGCCGTTACGACCAGGTCGGAACCGCGGACCATATCGCCACCGGCGAAAATCTTCGGGTTGCTGGTCTGGAAGGCAAACTCGGACTCTTCAGGCGCAGATACGCGGCCGGAATCGTCGGTACCGATCTTCAGCTCGTCGAACCAGTCGGCCGGGCTCGGACGGAAACCGAATGCGACCAGCACGGCGTCCGCCGGGATCACTTCCTCGCTTCCGGGAACCACCTCGGGCCGACGCCGGCCGTTTTCATCCGGCTCCCCCAGTTGGGTCGAGACAACCTTGACGCCTTCCACCTGGTCCTCACCAATAATGGCGATCGGCTGGCGATTGAACAGGAACTTCACGCCCTCTTCCTTGGCGTTCGCCACCTCACGACGCGAACCGGGCATGTTCGCCTCATCCCGACGGTAGGCGCAGGTTACGCTTTCGGCCTGCTGCCGGATGGACGTCCGGTTGCAGTCCATGGCGGTGTCCCCACCGCCGAGAACAACAACACGTTTGCCTTTCATATCAATGAATTCGGAGGCGTCCTTCTCGAAGCCAAGACGCCGATTGACGTTGGACACCAGGAACGGCAATGCGTCGTAGACACCAGGCAGGTTCTCACCCGGGAAACCACCCTTCATGTAGGTGTAGGTGCCCATGCCCATGAACACGGCATCGAACTCGTCGATGATGTCCTGCAGCATGACGTCTTTGCCCACCTCGGTGGACAGACGGAATTCCACGCCCATTTCCTCGAACACCTTGCGGCGACGGGTCATGACGGATTTTTCCAGCTTGAACTCGGGAATACCGAAGGTCAGAAGGCCTCCGATTTCAGGGTAGATATCAAACACCACCGGCTTGACACCGTTGCGCACCAGCACATCGGCACAACCCAGGCCAGCAGGACCGGCACCGATCACCGCCACCTTCCGGTCGGTCCACTTGACCGCCGACATATCCGGTTTCCAGCCAAGTGCGAACGCAGTGTCGGTAATGTATTTTTCAACCGAACCGATAGTGACCGCCCCGTAACCATCATTGAGGGTGCAGGCACCCTCACAAAGACGGTCCTGAGGGCATACCCGACCGCAAACCTCGGGAAGCGAGTTGGTGTGGTGACACAACTCGACGGCCCGCATGATGTTGCCTTCGGACACCAGTTTCAGCCAGTTCGGAATGTAGTTATGAACCGGGCATTTCCACTCACAATAGGGGTTGCCGCACTCCAGGCAGCGGTGAGCCTGGTTCGCGGCGTTGTCCGCGGTGAACGGATGGTAGATTTCACCAAATTCCTGCTTTCGTTTCCTGGCCGGTACCTTCTTCGGGTCAATCCGTCCTACTTCGACAAACTGGAAGTCGTTACTCAGTCGTTCTTTCATCATGATGCTCTCATCAGCTCAATTTCGACTGGGGCGCCCCAGAGGCCACCCCATAACCCTGTTTGACCCGGTCTGGTTATTCCGGACGCGCCCGGGTGCTGGCCAGCAGGCTGCGGAGATTGGCAGCCTTGGGTTTAACCAGCCAGAAACGGCCGATGTAATCGTCGAAATTCTCAAGAATGTGCTCAGCCCACTCACTGCCGGTTTCCGAGATGTGCTCACGGATGACACCGCGCAGATGGTTGCGGTAGGACTCCATGTCCTCGCTCGAAATCCGCTGGATTTCCACGAGCTCATGGTTGTACTTGTCCACGAAGGTGTTGTTCTGATCCAACACGTAGGCAAAACCACCGGTCATACCGGCGCCGAAGTTGTGTCCGGTAGCCCCCAGCACAGTGATCAGACCGCCGGTCATGTATTCACAGCAGTGGTCACCGGCACCCTCGACTACGGCATGGGCGCCAGAATTTCGGACGGCGAAGCGCTCACCGGCCGTACCCGCGGCAAACAGCTTGCCTCCGGTAGCGCCGTAGAGACAGGTGTTGCCAACAATGGACGTTTCCTGGGTTTTGAAGGAACTGCCACGGGGCGGTTTCACAACCAGCTTGCCGCCCGTCATGCCCTTGCCCACGTAGTCATTGGCATCACCCTCAAGGATGAGGTTCAGGCCACCGACGTTCCAGACACCAAAGCTCTGCCCCGCGGTTCCGGTAAGATCCAGAGTGATCGGCGCATCCACCATACCCTGGTTACCATGCTTGGCCGCAATCTCGCCCGACAGACGGGCGCCAATAGAACGGTCGCAGTTGGTAACCCGATAAGACCAGGCCCCACCCGACTTGTTCTCGATCGCCGCGGACGTGTCGCTGACCATCTGCTCAGCCAGCGTGCCCTTGTCGAACGGGTGGTTGCGCTCAACCTGGCAGGTCTGAGGCTTGTCTGCGGGAATGTGATCGTTGGACAGCAGGCGCGAGAGGTCCAGCTTCTTCTGTCGCTCGGTATCGCCCGGCAGGCGCTCCAGCAGATCAACCCGGCCCACCAGCTCTTCCAGGCTCCGAACGCCCAGCTTGGCCATCCACTCCCGGGTTTCTTCCGCGACAAAGCGGAAGAAGTTCATGGCCATCTCGACGGTGCCCTTGAAATGCTCGTCCCGGAGGTG encodes the following:
- the hemE gene encoding uroporphyrinogen decarboxylase — its product is MTELKNDRFLRALMRQPVDRTPVWMMRQAGRYLPEYRATRAKAGDFLSLCKNTPLACEVTLQPLERYPLDAAILFSDILTIPDALGLGLYFETGEGPKFKNTIRSEADVAALPTLKAEVDLDYVMNAVSTIRGALNGSVPLIGFSGSPWTLATYMIEGGSSKDFREAKKLMYGQPEVMHRLLDHLADSVIDYLNGQVKAGAQALQIFDTWGGVLSSWAYEEFSLRYMKKIVDGLIRERDGRHIPVILFTKNGGQWLESIADTGADAVGLDWTTDIGNARARIGDRVTLQGNMDPAMLYAPPARIRQEVADILRRFGSGTGHVFNLGHGITPDVDPDHAKAFIEAVVELSPEYHR
- a CDS encoding FAD-dependent oxidoreductase — its product is MKERLSNDFQFVEVGRIDPKKVPARKRKQEFGEIYHPFTADNAANQAHRCLECGNPYCEWKCPVHNYIPNWLKLVSEGNIMRAVELCHHTNSLPEVCGRVCPQDRLCEGACTLNDGYGAVTIGSVEKYITDTAFALGWKPDMSAVKWTDRKVAVIGAGPAGLGCADVLVRNGVKPVVFDIYPEIGGLLTFGIPEFKLEKSVMTRRRKVFEEMGVEFRLSTEVGKDVMLQDIIDEFDAVFMGMGTYTYMKGGFPGENLPGVYDALPFLVSNVNRRLGFEKDASEFIDMKGKRVVVLGGGDTAMDCNRTSIRQQAESVTCAYRRDEANMPGSRREVANAKEEGVKFLFNRQPIAIIGEDQVEGVKVVSTQLGEPDENGRRRPEVVPGSEEVIPADAVLVAFGFRPSPADWFDELKIGTDDSGRVSAPEESEFAFQTSNPKIFAGGDMVRGSDLVVTAIWEGRQAAEGIMDYLDI